AAAGTTTGCTAAAATAAGGGAATCAATAATGGTTTCAGGAATTATAGATTTTTTAAATTTTGCACCAAAAATAATAAAAGAATCATTTATAACCGGTAAAATTACGATTTCTCTTTTGAAAAGATTGGGTCTTTCTGATTTTATTTCAATAACAAAGGAAGCATTTTCACTTAAAATTTTACCTTCAATGAATTTTGTATTTACAATTTCTCCTATGTTTATAACATCTATAAAAGCTGAATCCTGACTTAAATATAAACCCTTTACATCTTTTGCTTTAATTGAAACAGATTCAAGGGTTGAATCACCAGAATTTTTCAATTTTAGAAGTAAAGAGAAATTATTCCCTTTTATTAGATTTTCCTGTGATTCTATTGATAAAATTTCAATATCATTTTGAATAAGTGTGTCATAAAATAGATAATAATCAGGATGAAAGGCTGAAATTTTAATTTTTCCATTTCTTATTAAAGGAAGTTCAACAAAACCGGTTTCATCTGTATAACCTATTATTCTTGAATTCCTGTTGTAAATTGTTATCCTGACATTTTTTATATTAGAGCCATATCTATCCTTTACATTAAAAACAAATTGTTCATTAATTTTTTTAAAACTTACCCTTAAACTTTCAGGTTTTTTTACCCATATTCTTGTTAATGGGTCTCCTATTAGAGTAAGAGATTTTCTAAAATAAGGATCTCCTGTCATTGCATTTTTCCAGGCAATTCCTATATTTTCAGCTCCATTTTTAATAAGTGCCTGTAAAATAGAGAGTAGTTGATAATCCTGGGAAGTCCATCCTGTTCTTGTATTAACAATAGCAACTAAAGGACCAAGGGGATTTTCAAGCCATTCTTCTACAATACTTTCCTGATCAAAAGCTCCAATAGCACAAGAGGGACTTAAAAAGAAAAAGGGAGTTTGAGAATTTAAATTATTTATAGTAAAGGTATTAAAAATCTGACCATTCAACCATCCTGCACCTAAAAGGGTATATGCTCCATGATCATAATGAATCATGGTGATATATTTCCCTGTATTTAAGTTATTTGAGAGGGTAATTTTGTTTAATTCTTCATCGCCATTCCATACATTTCCAGAATAACTCCCAGAATCAGGATAATAAAGTTTATAAATACTCTGAGTATCAGTAAACGCGTTATCTTCAATCCATTCAAGGACTCTTGGGCCATAACCATCATTTGAACTTACAATTGAAGAAGCTGCAAAAAGGAAATTCCCACCCGAAAACTCTACAATTTCAGGAGTTTCAATTTTTTTTAGTTTTTCTATGTAATTTAATATAATATCGGGATTTGAAGTTGGAAGCCACCCAACAATTATATCAGGGTATGCATCAACACTATCTGAATCTCTTTCACCATAAATTTTATCTTTGTCACCATCCCAGGAACCATTCAGGTCAGCATAATAAAGGGTTGTAGGAACATATCCTGGCTCCCAGAAAGAATTTTCATAAGCATATCTAATTGGAACATCATTTACATCGCCGACTATGAAAACATATTCAATACCATGTCTTAAATACATGGATTTTATGAAATTTCTAATTTTTTCAGGATCATCGTAACCTTCAGTATTTTCTATAATAGAATCAACATCAAAAGTTAAAATTCTGTAACCAAATTTTTCTCTGAATTTAACATATTCCTTTAAAATATTAAAGTTATGTTTTTTTGTAATTAAAATACACTCAAATTTTTCTGGAAAAGAAGGGATGCTTTTAATATTAACCGGTGATTTTTTAATGACATAAATTCTAAAAGAAGTGTATTTTATTATTTTACCATTTAAAAATTTGTAAGGGTATAATAAAAGAGAAATATAGGATTTCTTTCCTTCCCTTTCAATCTTTATATCAAAAACAGGATAATTTTCTATTCTTGGAAGAATTTTTTTATCTTTTGATAGGGGAAAAGGACCATTGAACAAAGGGAATGTATCTTTGATTATCAAAGAATCAGTGAATTTAAAACTTTCAATTTCATAAATATAATCATCACCAATATAAATCTTACCCATATAAAAGGGAAGATCCTTCTTAACAGGAAGAACACCATAAACCTCTTCTAAATCCCTGAAGTTTATAGAGAGAACTAAACTTATTAATAAAGTCACTAAGTTCATTTTTAATCCTCCTTTTGAGTTTTAAATTTTGCAATTTTTATTCCAGAAAATAATTTTTAAAAAATTGCTGTGCTACAATTATTTTTAAATTTTTATCTTCTGAATTTGTGTAAAATTTTTTTTACTATTTCAATTTTTTTTCACATTTTTAAAAAATTTGAAATTTGAGATTTTTAAAGTTATAAATAAAAAAATAAAATTTATGTCAAATTTACTTTCTTCTTTCTTGAATAAATTCACAGAAGTTTCAAAATGGAAAGAATTTCTTGAACTTGTTTCCGATTTTCTAAATAAGGAAAATATGGGTATTAAGGTAAAACTAAAGGGTTTTTCTTTTGAAGTCCCTTTTATATATCCTGAATATAAAGTTATAAAATCAAAAAATGGAATTGTTGAAATATACCTTAAAAGAGATCCTGATTATGATAGGAAAAGAAAAGATTTAAAGATTTTTGTTAATTTTCTTGAGAAAGTTTTTAAATTTATGGTTTCTTATAACAAAGAAGTCGAAAATTATAATTTAATGAATTTAGTTTTAAATACTTTACCTTTTCCTGTATTTATAATTGATACAAACTTTAATTTAATTTTTGCTAATAAAAAAACACTTTCTTTACTTAAAACCTCCTCAATTAAAACAAAAAAATATTATGAGTTGGCACATGGTGGTGATATCCCTTCTTTCTGTTTACTTGAAGAAGTATTAAGGGAAAAAAGGGTTATTAAAAAAAATTATTATGACTGGGAAACAAAGAGATATTTTGAAATTGTTCATTATCCAGTGATGAAAAATGATAAAGTTGAGAAAATAATATGTACCTTACAGGATATAACAGATGTATTAGAAAATCAAAAAACACTTGAAATGACATCAAGGATGGTTTTTCTTGGAGAAATGGTTTCTGCTTTTGCCCATGAAATTAATAATCCCATTTCAGCAATTTCAGGACTTTCTGAATTAATCTCCATCGAAGAGAGTATTCCAGAGAAAATTCGTGAGTATGCAATAAATATTAAAAAAGCAGCAGAGAGAAGTTCTCAAATTATAAGGTCTATATTAAGCTTTGCAAGAGAAGGACTGAAAGATAAAGAGAAGAATATCTTTGAAATAAATGAATCAATAAGGGAAATTTTGAGTTTTATGAGTGTTTTTATAGAAAAGGAAGGTATTAAACTTGAGTTTATTCCTAATGATGATTTTCTGTACATTTATGGAAATAAAAATCTTTTCCAACAGGTAATTTTGAACCTGCTTTTGAATTCAAGGGATGCCATTGTAGAAAAAGGTGAAAAGGGTAATATATGGATAAGAACATATAAAGAAGGTGAAGATATTTTTGTTGAAGTTGAAGATACAGGAAAAGGAATACCACCTGAATTGAAAAATGAAATATTTTTACCCTTTTTTACCACAAAAAGACCAGGGAAAGGTACAGGGCTTGGTCTTACGCTTGTTAAAAAGATAGTTGAGGACCATGAAGGAGAAATTTCCTTTGATTCTCAAGTTGGAAAAGGAACTGTTTTTAAAATCAAGTTTAAAGAATTTGAAAAAAAACCCATTCAGGTTCAGTATCGTGAAAAAGAATTTAATAAAAAATCCTACAGAATACTTATATGTGATGATGAAAAAATTGTTCTGGAATTCTTAAAAGCAGGGTTTGAGGCTTTAGGACATAAGGTTGATATAGTTCAAAATCCTTTGAATTTTTTTGATTTTGTAAATAACTATAAATACGATTTTATTATTCTTGATTTTTATATGCCCTTAAAAAGGGGAGATGAACTTTATGAAGAATTGATAAGTAAATATCCTGAATATCAAGATAAAGTTTCATTTATTACAGGCTTTATAGCAGATGAAGAAATAGAGAAAAAGATTAAAAAACTTGGTGTTCCCATATATTTCAAACCTCTAACCTATGCTGATTTACCTATCATAATCAGTCAGTTTGAGAAAATTTAATTTCTCCATCTATTATAACTTTTTCAATTTTTTTGTTCTTTAAAATAACAATATCAGCAAAGTAATTTTCTTTTATTTCACCTAAGTTATTTTCATCATAGGATAAAAAGGCGCTACCTTGCGAATAAATTTTTAAAGCCTCATAAAAATCAATTCTTTCTTTTTCAGAAGGATGACTAATAGCACCTTCAATTCCGTAAAGGGGTGAAAGGGGCATACAGTCTGAACCAAATCCAACTTTTATTCCCTTTTCAATTATTGTTTTTATAGGATTCATTTTATAAATCCACTCTTTACCCAATCTTTCCTCATACATTCCCCCTTCAAACTGCCAGTTTTTTATAAAATTGGGTTGAATTGAAAGGGTAAATCCCATTTCTTTTATTTCATCTAAACTTTTATCATCAATCATCTCTGCATGTTCTATTCTGTGTCTTAAATCTGTTCTTTTAATAATTTCTTTACTCCAATTGATAACATTTTTTATAGCTCTATCACCAATTGCATGGATTGCAAGTTGTAAGTTTTTGTCCTCACATATTTTTAGTATTTTTTGAAATTCTTTTTTTGAAATTAACATCTGACCCATTTTTCTATCACCCCTGTAATTAAAACTTAACTTTGCTTTTTTTGAACCTATGGAACCATCAGTAAAAATTTTAATTCCACAGAATTTAAAATACTCATCTCCGAATCCCCTTAAAATTCCTATTTTCTCAATTTCTTTAATTAAGTTGTAAGGTGCGTAATACCTTATTCTGATTTTTAATTTATTTTTTTCCTTTAATTTAAGAAAATAATAAAATCCTTTTCTTCCTATCATTTCATGGCATGTAGTAATTCCATTTCTAATTGCCTTTTCAATTGCTATTTCAAGGGAATTTAAAAAGATTTCTTCAGGTATTGGTAGTAAGGAAAAAATCCTTAATGGCACAAATTCCCTCATTATCCCTGTTTCTTTTTCAACTCCTTTAAAATTCTTAAATTTTTCAAGACCTTTTGTATTGGTAACCGCGAGATGTCCGCATATCCTTCTGAAAATAACGGGTTTATCCTTTGAAATTTTATCAAGGTCTTTTTTTGTTGGAAGTTTTTTTACTTTCCATTTTGATTCATCAAAGTTAAGTGCTAAAATAAAGGGTAAATCTTTTCTATGAAACTCAAGAACCTTTTGAATTGCTTCTTCAAGGGAAGAAGTTTCGTATAAATTAGGAAAAAAAGAAGAAAGACCTTCATGGATTAAGTGGGTATGTGAATCAATAAATCCTGGTATTATTAATCTTTCTTCTTTATCTTCAATTTTTCCTTTTTCAATAACCTTTTTTATAAATTTCCCCTCAATTACAATCTCTTTTGAATTATCCTTTAATATCATGGTCTATATTTTCTGTACATATTTTTAATAAGTTCAACATATTCTTCTTCCATTTTTATATTTCTTCTATCCATCATTTTACCTGCAACTTCAATTGCCTTTTGTAAGTTATATTCTGTTCTTATATCATCTCCCCACCAAGTAAAAGGTTTTATGAACCCCTTAAAGTTTAAGCCCCCGTAAAGGTTACAGAAGGGCATTATAACTGTTCCTGTTGATAATAAAGTGCCTATCCCTGTTTGCACATGGTCACCTATGAAAGAGCCAAGTTTAATTTTTTTAGTATTAATCTTTTGGTCTTCTCTTATATTTACTCTTATTTCAGAATATGTATTTTTTAAATCACTTGTTGTAGTGAGTGCACCAAGATTAACCCATTTTCCAATAACAGAGTGACCAACATATCCTTCATGAGCTTTGTTTGAAAATCCATAAAAAATTGATGAATCAATTTCCCCTCCCAGTCTTAAAACATCCTTCAGAAAGGAATTTTTTATAAAACTTCTATTTAGATGAACATCCTTTCCTATATATAGGGGACCTTTAAGTGTAACAGGTGGTAATATACTTTTTATTTCCTCAATTATGATTGGACCTTCTTCTGTATCTATAAAAACTCCCTTCTTTATTTCCCCTTTTTTTAAATAGAGATTCTTTTTAATTTTTTTAAAACCTTTATCAAATTTTAAAACCATTTCAACAATTTCGGGTATCAAATAGGGAAGTTCATAGAAACTATCTATATATATCCCTTCCACATTTTTTACATCTAAATTTTTATATTTTTCAAAATCAAAAGGTGCATTTATTACTCCACTTTTTATAAATGCACCTACAATTTCCCCATTATTCTCAAGGAGTGCTTCTTTTTTTAAATCAGTTATTTTAAAAGGTATAAAAAGGGCGTCAAAAACAAATGAATTTTCTTTTATTTCAATAGAATTATATACATTGGAAGTATATTTTTTTAATTTAAAAATAAGCTCCTTTCTTACAACAATAGCTGGATTATAATATTTTATAATTTTTTCAAACAAAGGATTTAACTCGAAGGTAGAATTAATGTCAGTTAAAAAAAAGAAATTTTTAATCTGTTTTTCTGTTTCAACAAAAAGGATTTTTCCAGTCAAATTTTTTTAATTTACTCCTTCTTTAAAAAAGGTTTTAAAAGGTCAAGGGGTATTGGGAGCACAATTGTTGATGCCTTTTCTGTTGCTATTTCTGTAAGGGTCTGCAAAAATCTGAGCTGAATTGCAACAGGGCTTTCTTCTATCTTTCTTGCAGCATCTATAAGTTTCTGTGCAGCCTGGAATTCTCCTTCAGCAGAGATTATTTTTGCTCTTCTTTCCCTTTCAGCTTCAGCCTGTCTTGCCATTGCTCTCTGCATTTCCTGAGGTAAATCTATATGCTTTACTTCAACCATTGAAACTTTTATTCCCCAAGGGTCTGTATGTTCATCAATTATCTGTTGAAGTCTTAAATTTATTTTTTCTCTTTCAGCGAGAAGTTCATCAAGCTCTGCCTGACCACACACACTTCTTAGAGTAGTTTGAGCTAACTGGCTTGTTGCATAAAGGTAATCCTCAACTTCAATTATTGCCTTTGCAGGTTCAACAACCCTAAAGTAAACTACTGCATTCACTTTGACAGAGACATTATCCTTTGTTATGACATCCTGAGGGGGAACATCCATGGTGATTGTTCTAAGTGAAACTTTCACCATTTTATCAATCACAGGAATTAAAATTATAAGTCCTGGACCTTTAACAGCATGAAATTTTCCAAGTCTGAAGATAACTCCCCTTTCATATTCCCTTAAGATTCTTATCATTGAAGCAATAAGAAAAAAAACTAAAACTAAAATATAAATGTAAATCATAACTTTCCTTAAATTTTTTAAAAGGGGATAGAACCCATTTAAAACTTTTTTTATTCTTTCTTTAATGGTCTAACTATGAGTTTTAGCCCATCAAATCCCACAACAACTATTTCCTCATCCTTTAAAATATCCTCTTCTGCTATTGCTTTCCATATCTCACCGTGAATAAATACAAGTCCTTCCTTTCCCTTTGTTATATTGCTTTTAGCTTTACCCTTTTCTCCTATCATACCCTCTTTCCCTGTAACAGTTTTTTTTCTCTGAGCCTGAACTGCTTTAAGAATAACGAAGAAGAAAAAGAGGATTGTTGTTATTATAACAGTAATTATTGCAAATTTTGAAATTTTTAAAAAGGGAATATCAGTTTGAAAAAGTAAAAGAGAACCAAGTAACAAGGATAAAACACCTCCTGCTCCTAAAATTCCGTGGGATTGAACCTTTATTTCAAGTAAAAATAAAATCATTGAAAGAAGAATTAAAAGAACACCTGCATAATTAACAGGTAAAGTCTGGAAAGAATAAAAGGCTAAAATAAGGCATATTGCTCCTATAACACCAG
The genomic region above belongs to candidate division WOR-3 bacterium and contains:
- a CDS encoding C25 family cysteine peptidase, translating into MNLVTLLISLVLSINFRDLEEVYGVLPVKKDLPFYMGKIYIGDDYIYEIESFKFTDSLIIKDTFPLFNGPFPLSKDKKILPRIENYPVFDIKIEREGKKSYISLLLYPYKFLNGKIIKYTSFRIYVIKKSPVNIKSIPSFPEKFECILITKKHNFNILKEYVKFREKFGYRILTFDVDSIIENTEGYDDPEKIRNFIKSMYLRHGIEYVFIVGDVNDVPIRYAYENSFWEPGYVPTTLYYADLNGSWDGDKDKIYGERDSDSVDAYPDIIVGWLPTSNPDIILNYIEKLKKIETPEIVEFSGGNFLFAASSIVSSNDGYGPRVLEWIEDNAFTDTQSIYKLYYPDSGSYSGNVWNGDEELNKITLSNNLNTGKYITMIHYDHGAYTLLGAGWLNGQIFNTFTINNLNSQTPFFFLSPSCAIGAFDQESIVEEWLENPLGPLVAIVNTRTGWTSQDYQLLSILQALIKNGAENIGIAWKNAMTGDPYFRKSLTLIGDPLTRIWVKKPESLRVSFKKINEQFVFNVKDRYGSNIKNVRITIYNRNSRIIGYTDETGFVELPLIRNGKIKISAFHPDYYLFYDTLIQNDIEILSIESQENLIKGNNFSLLLKLKNSGDSTLESVSIKAKDVKGLYLSQDSAFIDVINIGEIVNTKFIEGKILSENASFVIEIKSERPNLFKREIVILPVINDSFIIFGAKFKKSIIPETIIDSLILANF
- a CDS encoding ATP-binding protein, which produces MSNLLSSFLNKFTEVSKWKEFLELVSDFLNKENMGIKVKLKGFSFEVPFIYPEYKVIKSKNGIVEIYLKRDPDYDRKRKDLKIFVNFLEKVFKFMVSYNKEVENYNLMNLVLNTLPFPVFIIDTNFNLIFANKKTLSLLKTSSIKTKKYYELAHGGDIPSFCLLEEVLREKRVIKKNYYDWETKRYFEIVHYPVMKNDKVEKIICTLQDITDVLENQKTLEMTSRMVFLGEMVSAFAHEINNPISAISGLSELISIEESIPEKIREYAINIKKAAERSSQIIRSILSFAREGLKDKEKNIFEINESIREILSFMSVFIEKEGIKLEFIPNDDFLYIYGNKNLFQQVILNLLLNSRDAIVEKGEKGNIWIRTYKEGEDIFVEVEDTGKGIPPELKNEIFLPFFTTKRPGKGTGLGLTLVKKIVEDHEGEISFDSQVGKGTVFKIKFKEFEKKPIQVQYREKEFNKKSYRILICDDEKIVLEFLKAGFEALGHKVDIVQNPLNFFDFVNNYKYDFIILDFYMPLKRGDELYEELISKYPEYQDKVSFITGFIADEEIEKKIKKLGVPIYFKPLTYADLPIIISQFEKI
- a CDS encoding amidohydrolase family protein, whose amino-acid sequence is MILKDNSKEIVIEGKFIKKVIEKGKIEDKEERLIIPGFIDSHTHLIHEGLSSFFPNLYETSSLEEAIQKVLEFHRKDLPFILALNFDESKWKVKKLPTKKDLDKISKDKPVIFRRICGHLAVTNTKGLEKFKNFKGVEKETGIMREFVPLRIFSLLPIPEEIFLNSLEIAIEKAIRNGITTCHEMIGRKGFYYFLKLKEKNKLKIRIRYYAPYNLIKEIEKIGILRGFGDEYFKFCGIKIFTDGSIGSKKAKLSFNYRGDRKMGQMLISKKEFQKILKICEDKNLQLAIHAIGDRAIKNVINWSKEIIKRTDLRHRIEHAEMIDDKSLDEIKEMGFTLSIQPNFIKNWQFEGGMYEERLGKEWIYKMNPIKTIIEKGIKVGFGSDCMPLSPLYGIEGAISHPSEKERIDFYEALKIYSQGSAFLSYDENNLGEIKENYFADIVILKNKKIEKVIIDGEIKFSQTD
- a CDS encoding slipin family protein; this encodes MIYIYILVLVFFLIASMIRILREYERGVIFRLGKFHAVKGPGLIILIPVIDKMVKVSLRTITMDVPPQDVITKDNVSVKVNAVVYFRVVEPAKAIIEVEDYLYATSQLAQTTLRSVCGQAELDELLAEREKINLRLQQIIDEHTDPWGIKVSMVEVKHIDLPQEMQRAMARQAEAERERRAKIISAEGEFQAAQKLIDAARKIEESPVAIQLRFLQTLTEIATEKASTIVLPIPLDLLKPFLKKE